A part of Myxococcales bacterium genomic DNA contains:
- a CDS encoding IS4 family transposase, with product MNHIRTEFIESNLGDKRLTKRLLSIVSSVIESPEKSFPEAFGSSAELEGFYRFVENPYIEIKDILEPHKQATLKRMCNKNNDIIIAHDSSEFVFSGKRRDLGTTSLGKSASFFGHFSLAISASDREPLGTLGLHCFKRGEKISPYALRKKGILTQTQSRRLPSEKQRWNDAIDSISKLSESAKNAIHVCDSETDSYALLADLSNKEHRFIVRGCYDRALVNGKHLREEFAEESRLFSKEIHLSRRNKKSGGANNKRLVKRDARNTIVDIKAKQITLKRSNCVDKKYALSLDINAVLILERNPPKDEKPIEWILLTQEPIASRQDIEKIIECYCSRWVIEEYFKVLKTGCSYEKRQLESFHSLKNCLGVFIPIAWFLLRLRNKANEANSSPELYIPPPLLAMLQNYTAESLLTVDEVLRQIARLGGHIKYNGPPGWLVLWRGLRELYAMYKGYQIAESILSTKRCDQS from the coding sequence ATGAATCATATAAGAACAGAATTTATAGAATCAAATCTTGGTGATAAGCGCTTAACTAAGCGCCTTTTATCAATTGTTAGCTCGGTTATTGAAAGTCCAGAGAAATCTTTTCCTGAGGCATTTGGGAGTTCGGCAGAATTAGAGGGGTTCTATCGGTTTGTGGAAAATCCTTACATAGAAATAAAAGACATTTTAGAACCGCACAAACAAGCTACTTTAAAGCGTATGTGCAATAAGAATAATGATATTATTATTGCGCATGATTCGAGTGAGTTTGTATTTTCAGGAAAGAGACGAGACCTTGGAACAACCTCACTAGGTAAAAGTGCAAGCTTCTTTGGTCATTTCAGTTTAGCTATTTCTGCGTCAGATAGAGAACCATTAGGTACATTGGGGTTGCATTGTTTTAAGCGCGGTGAAAAAATCAGTCCTTATGCACTCAGAAAAAAAGGGATTCTTACACAGACTCAGTCTCGTCGCCTGCCATCGGAAAAACAAAGATGGAATGACGCAATCGATAGCATTTCTAAACTCAGCGAAAGCGCTAAAAATGCAATCCACGTATGCGATAGTGAAACAGATAGTTATGCTTTGCTTGCTGATTTATCGAACAAAGAACATCGATTTATTGTTAGGGGCTGCTATGACCGCGCCCTTGTAAACGGCAAGCATTTACGCGAGGAATTTGCAGAAGAAAGCAGATTGTTTTCTAAAGAAATACATCTTTCTAGAAGAAATAAAAAATCCGGCGGGGCTAATAATAAAAGGCTTGTTAAAAGAGATGCCCGCAATACGATAGTAGATATTAAAGCAAAACAAATTACATTAAAAAGATCAAACTGTGTAGATAAAAAATATGCATTATCTTTAGATATAAATGCTGTTCTTATTCTAGAGCGAAATCCGCCTAAAGATGAAAAGCCTATTGAATGGATTTTACTCACTCAAGAACCAATCGCTTCGCGCCAAGATATCGAAAAGATTATCGAATGCTATTGCTCACGTTGGGTCATAGAAGAATACTTTAAAGTCCTTAAAACTGGATGCTCATATGAAAAAAGACAGTTAGAAAGCTTTCACAGCCTGAAAAATTGTTTGGGAGTCTTTATACCAATAGCCTGGTTTCTCCTGCGGCTACGCAATAAAGCAAATGAAGCAAATAGCTCACCAGAACTTTATATACCGCCTCCATTATTAGCTATGCTGCAAAATTATACCGCGGAATCATTGCTTACTGTCGATGAAGTTTTAAGGCAAATAGCAAGGTTGGGAGGACACATTAAATATAACGGTCCTCCTGGATGGCTAGTCTTATGGCGAGGGCTTAGAGAACTTTATGCTATGTATAAAGGTTACCAAATCGCCGAATCTATCTTGTCAACAAAAAGATGTGATCAATCATGA
- a CDS encoding recombinase family protein — MEHIDKAGSGFRSLTESIDTTTPAGPMMMQMVGAFAELEREMSRECIKAGLQAARDLGRIGGRPSKAERGVRFFFRVAKGDDGEFAPERSYICVENVSGNKSAGADKSHDKSAIAEKFLRMLSTYHRVGFCPRTRVLMCDAALSESRLKAPSAQIPRLAWIL; from the coding sequence ATGGAGCACATCGATAAAGCTGGAAGCGGATTTCGTTCTCTAACCGAGTCGATTGATACAACCACCCCGGCTGGGCCCATGATGATGCAAATGGTTGGAGCATTTGCCGAGCTCGAACGAGAAATGAGCAGAGAGTGTATCAAAGCTGGTCTTCAGGCTGCACGCGATCTGGGTCGCATTGGCGGACGACCTTCAAAAGCCGAACGCGGTGTTAGATTTTTCTTTCGCGTGGCCAAAGGCGATGATGGCGAGTTTGCTCCAGAACGCTCTTATATTTGCGTAGAAAATGTTTCTGGCAATAAATCGGCAGGTGCGGATAAATCACATGACAAAAGTGCAATAGCTGAAAAATTTTTGCGCATGTTGTCAACCTACCATCGAGTTGGTTTTTGCCCGCGCACGCGTGTGCTCATGTGTGACGCTGCTTTGTCAGAGTCGCGCTTGAAGGCTCCCTCTGCCCAAATTCCTCGCCTAGCATGGATTCTTTAA
- a CDS encoding DNA-directed RNA polymerase subunit alpha, with protein sequence MYRNWRSLIRPKGLIVERDSLNEQYGKFVLEPLERGYGVTLGNALRRTMLSSLQGAAITSVRIEGAQHEFMALPDIKEDGTDIILNLKEVELQLLEGHQKTVNVVKHGPCTVTAGDIQSDGTLKVLNPDKHICTVSDGGVFKAEFVIGTGKGYVSASQFREGNLPVDSIQIDALFSPIRKVNYNVTNARVGRQTDYDRLVLEVWTNGGVKPEDAVGIASKILKEQLSILINIPEDVEPTVPEAEEHSERFNDNLLRSVDELELSVRSANCLANAEIKRIGDLVQRTESEMLKTKNFGRKSLKEIKEILTEMGLSLGMKLDSWPPKKTILPSSPAKVDDKDEDNH encoded by the coding sequence ATGTATCGGAATTGGCGTAGCTTAATTCGCCCGAAGGGCCTAATTGTAGAACGTGATTCATTGAATGAACAGTATGGAAAGTTTGTTCTTGAACCTCTTGAGCGTGGTTATGGCGTTACCCTTGGTAATGCGTTGCGTAGAACAATGTTGTCTTCCCTGCAGGGTGCTGCTATTACTTCGGTGCGCATTGAAGGTGCGCAGCACGAATTTATGGCATTGCCTGATATCAAGGAGGATGGTACCGATATCATACTCAATCTGAAGGAAGTGGAACTTCAGCTTCTTGAGGGCCATCAAAAGACTGTCAACGTAGTAAAGCATGGTCCATGCACAGTTACCGCTGGTGATATTCAGTCGGATGGAACTTTGAAGGTTCTTAATCCAGATAAGCATATTTGTACGGTGAGCGACGGCGGTGTATTTAAAGCTGAATTTGTAATCGGTACCGGAAAAGGCTATGTTTCAGCGTCCCAGTTTCGTGAAGGCAATTTACCGGTTGATTCAATACAAATTGATGCTTTGTTTTCTCCGATCCGCAAAGTTAACTACAACGTTACTAACGCTCGGGTAGGAAGACAAACTGACTATGATCGTTTGGTTCTGGAAGTTTGGACTAATGGAGGGGTAAAACCTGAGGATGCGGTAGGAATTGCATCTAAAATCCTGAAAGAACAACTTTCTATTTTGATCAATATTCCAGAAGATGTTGAACCTACTGTACCTGAAGCAGAAGAGCACTCTGAGAGATTTAATGATAACTTGTTACGCTCTGTTGATGAACTTGAACTTTCGGTAAGGTCTGCCAATTGCTTGGCAAATGCTGAAATTAAGCGAATAGGCGATCTAGTTCAACGAACTGAGAGTGAAATGCTTAAGACCAAGAATTTTGGCCGTAAGAGCCTGAAAGAAATTAAGGAAATCCTAACAGAAATGGGTCTTTCATTGGGAATGAAACTAGACAGTTGGCCTCCTAAGAAGACAATTTTGCCGTCTTCGCCTGCTAAAGTAGATGATAAAGACGAAGATAACCACTAG
- the rpmJ gene encoding 50S ribosomal protein L36 — MKVRASVKKICEKCKVIRRKRVVRVICDNVRHKQRQG, encoded by the coding sequence ATGAAAGTAAGAGCTTCTGTGAAGAAGATTTGTGAAAAGTGTAAAGTAATTCGTCGTAAACGTGTCGTTAGAGTTATTTGTGACAATGTCAGACACAAACAAAGACAAGGTTAG
- the rplQ gene encoding 50S ribosomal protein L17 has translation MRHLKHGRKLNRNQGHRKALFRNMAIALLRHERIETTDAKAKELRGYTEKLISLGKKGDLNSRRMAAKKIHDAEILKKLFDDVAKRNAERAGGYTRVVKSRFRKGDCAPLSVIELVEKGEKAVIENVAQ, from the coding sequence ATGCGACATTTAAAACATGGTAGAAAATTAAACCGTAACCAAGGCCATCGCAAAGCTCTCTTTAGAAATATGGCGATCGCTTTGTTGAGACATGAGCGGATTGAAACAACAGATGCTAAAGCCAAAGAGCTGCGCGGTTACACTGAAAAATTAATTTCCTTAGGAAAAAAAGGTGACCTCAATTCCCGCAGAATGGCTGCCAAAAAAATTCATGATGCTGAAATTTTGAAAAAACTTTTTGATGATGTTGCTAAGCGCAATGCCGAGAGAGCAGGTGGTTATACCCGCGTCGTGAAATCTCGTTTCAGAAAAGGTGATTGTGCACCACTTTCTGTCATTGAACTAGTTGAAAAAGGTGAAAAAGCTGTTATTGAGAATGTAGCTCAATAG
- the rpsM gene encoding 30S ribosomal protein S13 — MARIAGVDLPRNKKMGTALTYIYGIGPFAAGQILEKAKVNSDLRTDALSEDDVARIRDVIEQSYQVEGDLRRQISMNIKRLMDLGCYRGLRHRKGLPVRGQRTHSNARTRSRKKSRA, encoded by the coding sequence GTGGCGCGTATTGCAGGTGTTGATCTTCCCAGAAATAAGAAAATGGGGACTGCGCTTACCTATATTTATGGTATTGGTCCTTTTGCTGCAGGGCAAATTTTAGAGAAAGCTAAAGTTAACAGTGACTTGAGAACTGATGCGCTAAGTGAAGATGACGTAGCACGAATTCGCGATGTCATCGAACAAAGTTATCAGGTCGAAGGTGATTTGAGACGGCAAATTTCGATGAATATTAAGCGGCTTATGGACTTAGGTTGTTATCGTGGGTTGAGGCACAGAAAGGGCCTACCAGTAAGAGGACAAAGAACTCACTCTAATGCACGGACACGAAGCCGTAAGAAGAGCAGGGCCTAG
- the rpsK gene encoding 30S ribosomal protein S11, which produces MALPKGKKKVKKNISQGVVHIYTTFNNSIITVTDPQGNAVSWSTSGAKGFRGSKKSTPFAAQIATEEACRKAKEHGMRAVEVYIKGPGAGRESALRAVSNQFNRISLIKDVTPIPHNGCRPPKRRRV; this is translated from the coding sequence ATGGCACTTCCGAAGGGAAAAAAGAAGGTAAAGAAAAATATCAGTCAAGGTGTTGTTCATATCTACACTACCTTCAATAATTCGATTATTACCGTAACAGATCCTCAGGGTAACGCGGTTTCTTGGTCTACTTCTGGAGCAAAAGGTTTCAGAGGTTCCAAAAAGAGCACTCCTTTTGCGGCACAAATTGCTACTGAAGAAGCATGTCGCAAAGCTAAAGAGCATGGCATGAGGGCTGTTGAAGTTTATATAAAGGGTCCTGGTGCTGGCCGGGAATCTGCTCTTAGAGCAGTATCAAATCAGTTTAATAGAATTTCATTAATAAAAGATGTGACCCCTATTCCTCATAACGGATGTCGACCTCCTAAACGTAGAAGAGTGTAA
- a CDS encoding cellulase family glycosylhydrolase: MYSAITMVKNLLVNKNPTIILAVILTVLDLSCVKSSLNLNIKPSEIKTALNHSQATTNEFFFQKQRRGTNLFDKNEPFDLTTIREKFKAIRRMNLDFVRMTPSKWKSAAKNAQDGDFLIGPMNSYKGIYKPDLSTLIKVLDIAAEERVKVVLVFLNIPNRRWRQHTRNQVQERKIWEDFKAQDTAVSFFDDLMPHIRNHPALAGINPLNEPKPEAGPIKYDGESTKAYAKWYESVKGTPQDINLFYRRLVERIRHWSANIPIILDVGEDAWYTGLSIITPIDDEKIIYSFHMYAPFRLTFKRVLAKYPGFVPYRVKKNYGDNWDKNKLEKELKQIEEWRIRNRVNPNRIFVGEFGIHRDVPGAVDYMKDIVSIFEKYNWHHAYYSFREDNWKVMDSPAKEVIYRPMNYELGIDHKNLFLVQNSNFSSRPNYRLLSPSPFMSILKPRNKSNRPVSPLMGWNSWNWFGKKQINEKIVEKVIDAMSDTGLVAAGYKYIVVDGGWRAPSLGKNRELLWDQNKFPKGIKFLADLAHTKGLQFGLHVVPGTHDCGMDPVGSYGVEELHAKQLVSWGVDFIKLDACVYHNSSDWPPNKLRETVQKWRHILDEIDGGKNVHLSVNAMGAKEWYRELATSGRTSEDIRPKIFGGAVFDSDFTGEFLSVMDVAEINSKAQSLAGNGYWNDADMLVVGDPSLTQDEQMTHFALWSLMTSPLMLGNDPRNMNSFEKKLLTNPSIIAVNQDPTEQGYRIQKIGEVEYWRKRLNDGSCAVLVINRGKQVEDVSITQDLTIMPTNFSIYDLYRQQSIAQNLRMFNSKLKPQTSMFFKISPDTKNDPSA; the protein is encoded by the coding sequence TTGTATAGCGCGATTACCATGGTTAAAAACCTACTTGTCAATAAAAATCCGACCATCATTTTGGCGGTGATTTTAACGGTCTTAGATCTTTCGTGCGTAAAAAGTTCATTAAACTTAAACATCAAGCCAAGTGAGATAAAAACAGCTCTCAATCACTCTCAAGCTACAACCAATGAATTTTTCTTCCAAAAGCAACGACGTGGCACCAATCTGTTCGATAAAAATGAGCCATTCGATTTAACAACTATCCGCGAAAAATTCAAAGCCATAAGACGGATGAATCTAGATTTTGTAAGGATGACGCCTTCGAAATGGAAAAGCGCGGCAAAAAATGCACAAGATGGCGACTTTCTCATAGGTCCGATGAATTCTTATAAGGGAATTTACAAACCTGATCTTTCGACACTCATTAAAGTGCTTGATATTGCTGCCGAGGAAAGAGTCAAAGTAGTGTTGGTCTTTTTAAATATCCCTAATCGAAGATGGCGGCAGCATACGCGAAATCAAGTGCAAGAACGAAAAATCTGGGAAGACTTTAAAGCACAAGATACCGCTGTGAGTTTTTTCGATGACTTGATGCCGCATATCAGAAATCACCCAGCTCTAGCCGGTATCAACCCATTGAACGAACCCAAACCAGAAGCAGGCCCCATAAAATATGATGGCGAATCCACTAAAGCATATGCCAAATGGTACGAGAGTGTTAAAGGCACCCCTCAAGACATCAATTTATTTTATCGCCGACTGGTGGAACGCATACGACACTGGTCAGCGAATATTCCTATCATATTAGATGTGGGAGAAGACGCATGGTACACAGGTCTTTCCATAATCACGCCCATTGATGATGAAAAAATAATTTATTCATTTCATATGTATGCGCCCTTTAGGCTTACCTTTAAACGCGTGTTAGCAAAATATCCTGGCTTTGTTCCTTATAGAGTTAAAAAAAACTATGGAGACAACTGGGATAAAAATAAATTAGAAAAAGAACTTAAACAGATTGAAGAATGGCGGATAAGAAATCGCGTAAATCCCAATAGAATTTTTGTCGGTGAATTTGGTATCCATCGTGATGTTCCAGGCGCTGTTGATTATATGAAAGATATCGTCAGCATTTTTGAAAAATACAATTGGCATCATGCTTACTATTCTTTCCGTGAAGATAATTGGAAAGTGATGGATAGTCCTGCTAAGGAAGTTATCTATCGTCCGATGAATTATGAATTGGGCATTGACCATAAAAATTTGTTTCTTGTGCAAAATAGTAATTTTAGTTCGAGACCTAACTATCGACTTTTATCGCCGTCACCATTCATGAGTATCTTGAAACCGCGAAACAAATCCAATCGTCCTGTAAGCCCTCTAATGGGCTGGAATAGTTGGAATTGGTTTGGAAAAAAACAAATCAATGAAAAAATTGTTGAAAAAGTGATCGATGCTATGAGTGATACTGGTTTAGTTGCCGCCGGTTATAAATATATTGTTGTCGATGGTGGTTGGAGAGCACCTTCATTGGGTAAAAATCGCGAACTTCTATGGGATCAAAATAAATTTCCCAAGGGAATTAAATTTCTTGCCGACCTAGCCCATACCAAAGGTTTGCAATTTGGATTACATGTCGTGCCAGGAACTCACGACTGCGGGATGGATCCGGTTGGTAGCTATGGTGTCGAAGAATTGCATGCCAAACAACTTGTGTCTTGGGGTGTTGATTTCATCAAACTAGATGCTTGTGTTTATCACAACTCGAGCGACTGGCCACCAAATAAATTGCGCGAAACCGTACAAAAATGGAGGCACATTTTGGACGAAATTGATGGTGGCAAAAATGTGCATCTAAGTGTTAATGCTATGGGCGCCAAAGAGTGGTATCGCGAGCTGGCCACCTCAGGACGAACAAGCGAAGATATTCGACCAAAAATATTTGGCGGTGCGGTATTTGATAGTGATTTTACAGGCGAGTTTCTTTCGGTAATGGATGTAGCCGAAATAAATAGCAAGGCTCAATCACTTGCTGGTAATGGCTATTGGAATGATGCTGATATGCTCGTGGTAGGCGATCCAAGCTTGACTCAAGACGAGCAAATGACCCATTTTGCACTATGGTCTTTAATGACATCGCCACTCATGCTTGGTAATGATCCAAGAAATATGAACTCGTTCGAAAAAAAACTCCTTACTAATCCATCGATTATTGCTGTCAATCAAGATCCAACAGAACAGGGATACCGGATCCAAAAGATTGGCGAAGTAGAATATTGGCGCAAACGATTGAATGATGGCTCCTGCGCTGTGCTGGTGATCAATAGAGGCAAGCAAGTTGAAGATGTCAGCATTACGCAAGATCTCACCATCATGCCGACAAATTTTTCCATATATGATCTCTATCGCCAACAATCCATTGCCCAAAATTTGAGAATGTTTAACTCAAAATTAAAACCGCAAACGAGCATGTTCTTTAAAATTTCCCCAGACACGAAAAATGACCCTTCCGCTTAA
- a CDS encoding Fic family protein, whose protein sequence is MIRIETLRITQEILSLVAEIDEFKGAWRALGTLAPERLSALRRVATIESIGSSTRIEGSKLTDKEIEKLLLNLQIKTFETRDEQEVFGYAEVMELVFRSFADINFNENHIKQLHRDLLKYSSKDDYHRGEYKKNSNSVAAFNEGGRQIGIVFETASPFDTPKLMTEIVTFVNETLNNKSLHPLLVIAIFVVVFLEIHPFQDGNGRLSRILTTLLLLQVGYHYVPYSSLESVIEQSKEGYYLALRQTQGTIRTGKPNWQPWILFFLRSLSQQMKRLAKKVEREKIILSVLPELSLQILEHAREHGRVTIGDMVQLTGASRNTLKEHFRKLVEKRHVTLHGSGRGAWYSLT, encoded by the coding sequence ATGATTAGGATAGAAACATTAAGAATAACTCAAGAAATTCTTTCACTAGTAGCTGAAATTGATGAATTTAAAGGTGCTTGGAGAGCTTTAGGTACTCTTGCTCCGGAACGCTTATCTGCTTTACGCCGTGTTGCTACCATTGAAAGTATAGGTTCTTCAACCCGCATTGAGGGGAGCAAGTTAACCGATAAAGAGATTGAAAAATTACTTTTAAATCTCCAAATAAAAACATTTGAAACTCGTGATGAACAGGAAGTTTTTGGTTATGCAGAGGTCATGGAACTGGTATTCAGGTCTTTTGCAGATATTAACTTTAATGAAAACCATATTAAACAACTGCACCGTGATTTATTAAAATATAGTTCTAAGGATGATTATCATCGCGGCGAATATAAAAAAAATAGCAACAGTGTTGCTGCATTCAACGAAGGAGGTAGGCAGATAGGAATTGTCTTTGAGACTGCAAGTCCCTTCGATACGCCTAAGTTAATGACAGAAATAGTGACTTTTGTAAATGAAACATTGAACAACAAAAGTCTTCATCCTCTTTTGGTTATTGCTATTTTTGTAGTTGTATTTTTAGAAATACACCCATTTCAAGATGGTAACGGTAGATTAAGTAGAATTTTAACTACGCTGTTATTGTTGCAAGTTGGTTATCACTATGTTCCTTATAGTTCATTAGAAAGCGTGATTGAGCAGAGCAAAGAAGGTTATTACCTTGCTTTGCGTCAAACCCAAGGAACTATTCGTACAGGTAAGCCTAATTGGCAACCATGGATATTATTTTTTTTGCGTTCATTATCTCAGCAAATGAAAAGATTGGCTAAAAAAGTAGAGAGAGAGAAAATTATACTATCAGTTTTGCCTGAGCTATCTCTGCAAATTTTAGAGCACGCACGAGAACATGGTCGTGTAACAATTGGTGATATGGTCCAACTCACGGGAGCGAGTCGTAATACTCTTAAGGAACATTTTAGAAAATTAGTTGAAAAGCGCCATGTAACTTTGCATGGCAGTGGGCGTGGTGCTTGGTATTCTTTAACCTAG